In the genome of Patescibacteria group bacterium, one region contains:
- a CDS encoding glycosyltransferase, giving the protein MKICLINNLYKPYNRGGAERIMELQAEGLAQAGHEIFIITTKPFFAQRITRNTQQKIYYLKGFYYNLKKIPKILRLPWHLLDMLDFGNYLRVKSILKKEGPDMVITHNLKGLGYLIPKVIKSLKIKHIHILHDIQLLHPSGLMLCHKEKQIKSFPAKMYAGLCRCLFSSPDMIISPSKWLLKLHEEKNFFSQSRKIILPNPVPDFSISPFLDRRGAGGEANKVFRFLYAGQIEKHKGIFFLIKSFSILCQNFGRCGFELIIAGTGSKLKKAGQLAKTNKYIKILGWKNKAELRQLMDSSDCL; this is encoded by the coding sequence ATGAAAATCTGCTTAATAAATAATTTGTACAAACCCTATAATCGGGGTGGAGCCGAACGCATAATGGAACTGCAGGCAGAGGGCCTGGCTCAAGCCGGCCACGAAATTTTTATAATAACGACAAAACCGTTTTTCGCGCAACGCATAACGCGCAACACGCAACAAAAAATTTATTATCTTAAAGGATTTTATTATAATCTAAAAAAAATTCCCAAAATACTCCGCCTGCCCTGGCACCTGCTTGATATGCTTGATTTTGGCAATTATTTAAGGGTAAAATCCATCTTAAAAAAGGAAGGACCTGATATGGTTATAACCCATAATTTAAAGGGCTTGGGTTATTTAATTCCTAAGGTTATAAAATCTTTAAAAATAAAACATATCCATATCCTGCACGATATCCAGCTCCTTCATCCTTCCGGCTTGATGCTTTGCCATAAAGAAAAACAAATAAAAAGTTTTCCGGCGAAAATGTATGCCGGTCTTTGCCGCTGTCTTTTTTCTTCGCCGGATATGATAATTTCGCCTTCAAAATGGCTTTTAAAACTTCACGAAGAAAAAAACTTTTTTAGCCAATCCAGAAAGATTATTTTACCTAATCCAGTTCCCGATTTCTCCATCTCCCCTTTCCTGGACAGGAGAGGGGCGGGGGGTGAGGCAAATAAAGTCTTTCGCTTTTTATATGCGGGGCAAATAGAAAAGCACAAAGGGATATTTTTCCTAATAAAGTCTTTTTCCATCCTCTGCCAAAATTTCGGCCGTTGCGGTTTTGAGTTAATCATAGCCGGAACCGGTTCAAAATTAAAAAAAGCCGGGCAATTGGCTAAAACGAATAAATATATAAAAATTTTAGGCTGGAAAAATAAAGCAGAGTTAAGGCAGTTAATGGACTCGTCTGATTGCCTGG
- a CDS encoding glycosyltransferase family 4 protein yields MKIAQIVCAFPPYKGGIANVARDFSEILADAGNEITVFTPDYGQPTAEKNNFKITLLKPWLRMGLGVFLPQLFFKLPDFDIIHLNYPFFGAAEVVWLAKTIWPKKFKLIVHFHMDVAGLSPFAKILSLPAEIIRNSLFKKADSITCASLDYIKNSSLAEIYKKYPEKFKEIPFGVDTKKFRPKDFQESPSNSAKILFVGGLDKAHYFKGVDVLLKAISKLFKKNWELLIVGDGDLRKKYENLAKKLNINNRVKFLGKIPDQKLPSIYQQADLFVLPSINKNEAFGLVLLEAMASGLPMIASDLPGVRTVFANGKQGLLAKPGDEEDLKNKMEEILSNEKKRKEMGREARTLATEKYDSEKIKTKLIEVF; encoded by the coding sequence AATTGCCCAAATTGTCTGCGCTTTTCCTCCATATAAGGGCGGCATAGCTAATGTGGCCCGCGATTTTTCCGAAATTTTAGCCGATGCCGGCAACGAAATAACTGTTTTCACCCCCGACTACGGTCAACCAACCGCAGAAAAAAATAATTTTAAAATTACCCTCCTCAAACCCTGGCTAAGAATGGGCTTGGGAGTTTTTTTGCCGCAACTGTTTTTTAAACTTCCTGATTTTGATATTATTCACCTTAATTACCCATTTTTCGGCGCGGCTGAAGTGGTTTGGCTGGCAAAAACTATTTGGCCTAAAAAATTTAAGCTCATTGTCCATTTCCACATGGACGTGGCCGGCCTCTCCCCTTTTGCCAAAATTCTCTCTCTGCCGGCTGAAATAATTAGAAATTCTCTTTTTAAAAAAGCTGACTCAATCACCTGCGCCAGCTTAGATTATATAAAAAATAGCAGCTTGGCTGAAATTTATAAAAAATATCCGGAAAAATTCAAAGAAATTCCTTTCGGGGTGGACACAAAAAAATTTAGACCAAAGGATTTCCAAGAATCCCCGTCAAATTCCGCAAAAATTTTATTTGTCGGCGGACTGGATAAAGCTCATTATTTCAAGGGTGTTGATGTCTTGCTGAAAGCTATCTCAAAATTATTTAAAAAAAATTGGGAACTACTGATTGTGGGTGATGGCGACCTTAGAAAAAAATATGAAAATCTAGCCAAGAAACTGAACATAAATAACCGGGTAAAATTTTTAGGGAAAATTCCCGACCAAAAACTACCTTCCATCTACCAACAGGCCGATTTATTTGTTTTGCCTTCAATAAATAAAAACGAAGCCTTTGGTTTAGTTTTGCTGGAAGCTATGGCTTCCGGCTTGCCGATGATTGCCTCGGATTTGCCTGGCGTAAGAACGGTTTTTGCCAACGGCAAACAAGGATTATTGGCAAAACCGGGGGATGAGGAAGACCTTAAAAATAAAATGGAGGAGATTTTATCTAATGAAAAAAAAAGAAAAGAAATGGGGCGGGAAGCGAGAACTTTGGCGACGGAAAAATATGATTCTGAAAAAATAAAAACAAAATTAATTGAAGTATTTTAA